Proteins from a genomic interval of Candidatus Didemnitutus sp.:
- a CDS encoding PQQ-binding-like beta-propeller repeat protein, whose translation MRPLLLLLALTASCAACAADPVPAATDPIEGRWTGTIAPPQGGTAEFGLEFFRTKRGNLAFRMNFPDALTFAAPFMIPVETAGDGNYAITPAFAVKLHRDGDNLSGTFGAAQLPLALHRGGAWTPRPPAPAYPAAPKPRWSFPLGAGTWAPPVVADGVVYVGTSAGQFHAVDAADGRGLWTWCGENPIDGRAVVSGDSVYVVDAKTNLIALNRTDGSPRWTAALHDAQPAGKPVAANPTFNHRAAFPLVVDGVIYCGSSDGGLYALDAASGAKLWRHDAKAPIFSGIGRHGADMLTFGTMDGSVVLLDRRTQKETFRAQTAGGVVTVPLVVGDKVIAGSRDYVLYGFNLADGSVAWRFSYWFSWIESTPVLRDGLIYVGASDYSRVSAIDPATGRAKWQTPVHGMNWGTPLVTDDAVFTGTAAQNIPGTVIAHTGGILALDRATGAVKWHLRATPAPENGFGGYAGSLALADDQIIAAGFDGQLIALPTR comes from the coding sequence ATGCGCCCCTTGCTTCTGCTGCTCGCCTTGACAGCTTCCTGCGCCGCGTGCGCCGCTGATCCGGTTCCCGCTGCGACCGATCCGATCGAAGGTCGCTGGACCGGCACCATCGCACCGCCGCAGGGCGGCACGGCCGAGTTCGGCCTCGAGTTCTTCCGCACCAAACGCGGCAACCTCGCCTTCCGAATGAATTTCCCGGACGCACTCACGTTCGCCGCGCCGTTCATGATTCCCGTCGAGACGGCGGGCGACGGCAACTACGCCATCACGCCCGCCTTCGCGGTGAAGCTCCACCGCGACGGCGACAACCTCAGCGGCACCTTCGGCGCGGCCCAACTGCCGCTGGCACTTCACCGCGGCGGCGCCTGGACACCGCGTCCGCCCGCGCCGGCTTATCCGGCTGCACCGAAGCCGCGGTGGTCGTTTCCGCTGGGTGCCGGCACGTGGGCGCCGCCCGTCGTCGCCGACGGCGTCGTCTACGTCGGCACGAGCGCGGGCCAGTTCCACGCCGTGGATGCCGCCGACGGCCGCGGACTCTGGACCTGGTGCGGCGAAAATCCCATCGACGGCCGCGCCGTCGTGAGCGGGGACAGCGTCTATGTCGTCGATGCGAAAACCAATCTCATCGCCCTCAATCGCACCGACGGCTCGCCGCGCTGGACGGCCGCGCTGCACGACGCGCAACCCGCGGGCAAACCCGTGGCCGCCAACCCGACTTTCAACCACCGCGCCGCCTTCCCGCTCGTCGTCGATGGCGTCATCTACTGCGGTTCGAGCGACGGCGGACTCTATGCGCTCGATGCCGCCTCCGGCGCGAAGCTCTGGCGCCACGACGCCAAGGCGCCGATCTTTTCCGGCATCGGCCGGCACGGCGCGGACATGCTCACCTTCGGCACGATGGACGGCTCGGTCGTCCTGCTCGACCGCCGCACGCAGAAGGAAACGTTCCGCGCGCAAACCGCCGGCGGCGTGGTCACCGTGCCACTCGTCGTGGGCGACAAGGTCATCGCCGGCAGTCGCGACTACGTGCTCTACGGCTTCAACCTCGCCGACGGCAGCGTCGCTTGGCGCTTCTCGTATTGGTTCTCCTGGATCGAATCCACACCCGTGCTGCGTGACGGCCTGATCTACGTCGGTGCATCCGACTACAGCCGCGTCAGCGCCATCGATCCCGCCACCGGCCGCGCGAAGTGGCAGACGCCCGTGCACGGCATGAACTGGGGCACGCCGCTCGTGACCGACGACGCCGTGTTCACCGGCACGGCCGCGCAAAACATTCCCGGCACCGTCATCGCCCACACCGGCGGCATTCTGGCGCTCGATCGCGCGACCGGCGCCGTGAAATGGCACCTGCGCGCCACGCCCGCGCCCGAAAACGGTTTCGGCGGCTACGCCGGTTCGCTCGCCCTCGCGGACGACCAGATCATCGCCGCTGGTTTCGACGGCCAACTCATCGCGCTGCCGACGCGGTGA
- a CDS encoding purine-binding chemotaxis protein CheW has product MHAATETRTATKTNEGKYLTVQLAAEAYGIAVLKVREIIRMQKITPVPQMPDFVKGVINLRGRVIPVIDLRAKFGLATEFTERTCIVVVQVRLPSDALVQMGLVVDSVEEVVHVPVTEIEPTPEFGTRVDTTYLLGMAKVKGEVKTLLDIDRVVAPETMQRIATAA; this is encoded by the coding sequence ATGCACGCCGCCACCGAAACTCGCACCGCCACGAAAACCAACGAGGGCAAATACCTCACCGTCCAGCTCGCCGCCGAGGCCTACGGCATCGCCGTGCTGAAGGTCCGCGAGATCATCCGCATGCAGAAAATCACGCCGGTGCCGCAGATGCCGGACTTCGTCAAAGGCGTCATCAACCTCCGCGGCCGCGTCATCCCCGTGATCGACCTCCGCGCCAAGTTCGGCCTCGCCACGGAATTCACCGAGCGCACCTGCATCGTCGTCGTCCAGGTCCGACTCCCCTCCGACGCCCTCGTGCAAATGGGCCTGGTCGTCGATTCCGTCGAGGAAGTCGTCCACGTCCCCGTCACGGAAATCGAACCCACGCCCGAGTTCGGCACCCGCGTCGACACGACCTACCTCCTCGGCATGGCCAAGGTCAAAGGCGAGGTGAAGACCCTCCTCGACATCGACCGCGTCGTCGCTCCGGAAACCATGCAACGCATCGCGACGGCCGCCTGA
- a CDS encoding HDOD domain-containing protein has protein sequence MSTLTPPTLEQVCEKALRLPCSPSLLPRLALALQADDSSAAEIERLISLDASLAAATLRLANSAAFARGTVETVEAAVFRLGAKEIYRLAALVLVSRWETGQKGLRWEAGDFSRHALITAIAGEVLASTTERLDPQVAYTAGLVSDLGKLALAHSCNDFYPAVRAFRERMQCTWDQAERAVLGYHHADATAKLLAAWNFPKIFQLTAEFLTRPTEAPMEALPLLAHLHAAKYLATSLGPGVTEEGFLTAVHGAFLREWGFTPELLEAAMPVVHERALQRLGDKMTTGAVAL, from the coding sequence ATGTCCACCCTCACACCTCCGACCCTCGAGCAAGTCTGCGAAAAAGCCCTGCGCCTGCCGTGCTCGCCCTCGCTGTTGCCGCGCCTCGCGCTGGCACTGCAGGCCGACGACAGCTCCGCCGCTGAGATCGAGCGCCTCATCTCGCTCGACGCGTCGCTCGCCGCCGCGACTTTGCGCCTGGCCAATTCCGCTGCGTTCGCGCGCGGGACCGTCGAGACGGTTGAGGCCGCCGTGTTCCGCCTCGGTGCCAAGGAAATCTACCGCCTTGCCGCGCTCGTGCTCGTGAGTCGCTGGGAAACCGGTCAGAAGGGTCTGCGCTGGGAAGCGGGCGATTTCTCGCGTCACGCGCTCATCACCGCCATCGCCGGCGAAGTGCTCGCCTCCACCACCGAGCGCCTCGACCCGCAGGTCGCCTACACCGCCGGCCTCGTTTCCGATCTCGGCAAGCTCGCGCTCGCGCACTCGTGCAACGATTTCTACCCGGCCGTGCGCGCATTCCGCGAACGCATGCAATGCACGTGGGACCAGGCCGAGCGCGCCGTGCTCGGCTACCATCATGCCGACGCGACCGCGAAGCTCCTTGCCGCGTGGAATTTCCCGAAAATCTTTCAGCTCACGGCCGAGTTTCTCACCCGTCCGACCGAGGCGCCGATGGAAGCGCTCCCGCTCCTCGCGCACTTGCACGCCGCGAAATATCTCGCGACGTCGCTCGGGCCCGGGGTGACCGAGGAAGGCTTCCTCACCGCGGTCCACGGCGCGTTCCTGCGCGAGTGGGGTTTCACGCCCGAGCTCCTCGAAGCCGCCATGCCGGTCGTGCACGAGCGCGCCTTGCAGCGCCTCGGCGACAAGATGACGACCGGCGCAGTCGCGCTCTAA
- a CDS encoding purine-binding chemotaxis protein CheW: MSSPATATATQTTHAGKYLTVVLDNEAYGIAVLKVREIIRMQKITPVPQMPEFVKGVINLRGRVIPVVDLRVKFGLKAEFAERTCIVVVQVKLPNDTIVQMGLIVDSVEEVVHLPSEEIEPTPEFGTRVDTTYLLGMAKVKGQVKTLLDIDRVVAPETMQSIATAHA, from the coding sequence ATGAGCTCTCCCGCTACCGCCACTGCCACCCAAACGACGCACGCCGGCAAATACCTGACCGTCGTCCTCGACAACGAAGCCTACGGCATCGCCGTCCTGAAGGTTCGCGAAATCATTCGCATGCAGAAAATCACTCCGGTGCCACAGATGCCGGAGTTCGTGAAAGGCGTCATCAATCTCCGCGGCCGCGTCATCCCGGTCGTCGACCTGCGCGTGAAGTTCGGCCTGAAGGCCGAGTTCGCCGAGCGCACCTGCATCGTCGTCGTCCAGGTCAAACTGCCCAACGACACCATCGTGCAGATGGGCCTGATCGTCGATTCGGTCGAGGAAGTCGTCCACCTTCCCTCCGAGGAAATCGAGCCGACGCCGGAGTTCGGCACGCGGGTCGACACGACCTACCTGCTCGGCATGGCCAAGGTCAAAGGCCAGGTGAAGACGCTGCTCGACATCGATCGCGTCGTCGCGCCCGAGACGATGCAGAGCATCGCCACGGCGCACGCCTGA
- a CDS encoding PAS domain S-box protein, with protein sequence MTSGHLKIATKVYLGATAAAALIASDATYDYFAWQEATRSAELHQQAVVAEKTAARSATNAFAHLLATLQTPPPALPTAWDDIGPAGHQASDVLRQALDKIHTLEIVRDASADDELAKSLTRLTEAGNSFEREWREFGAIAKSTPDVRTRFARNIIVPRIEDDILAPLRQFQLQLEIGRLRTETALHAQSRRERERQLVGTAFLVALLLGGLYAVNRHFIRPLRRIEDEARRVNLGEQLNVGFTYTGHDELGAVARAINDAIDTLRSNAFSRTELERLVAERTAALSEREKELQENRAQLQRALDGSQLVTWEWNVFTDAAEIGGLLTQILGYVPGEIPSTRAAWERLVHPEDLERAHAASEAHVRGVTPRYEAEIRLRDAAGQWRWVRSLGRVVEHDASGRPIRIAGTHADIHARKTAEEKLARSDEQLRLALAASGSALWDYDADREEVYLDERWPEIAGGAPGARRESLRRLLELVPIEDRPEVRHAYRRVVLGHTDDYVIAHRVRRADGTFRWIRSHGKCIARDSRGRALRMIGTHTDITIAKRSEETTRRQAQLYSAISETALDLLARRDSADLLQAIVDRAATLLDSALAEISFLHDGKLSVRAYRGPLPDGAQEPIGREATLAWRALETRQPIVVDDYSVLPDGRPLYRAAGMRAAAMFPIVHGDRAIGVLGLCRTAPDQPFNLDDLQKGQLLAQLSALVLRNATIYEDAVRVAEAKTTALRESEWQLREGQRIARLGHWEYSFENGNRVEHWSDETYRIFGLPPQSAVVDRAFFDSRLHPDDLTAVRREVDAAFTERRKFAMNYRVLRADGAVRHIHDEGEPKLDQSGRIVGMQGIIQDVTEHRLAEIALRDSEEKFRSLFDDGPVPMVLVSYPEGKIVDINAAVTRDFGYARDDAIGHNVMESGLWPDNAIRETYVRRLAAEGRLSDVAVTLKHRDGRELALVMHNRLVHLAGRSYSLNSFLDVTHLKRAETALRESEKHYRTLVEAITQGYYVANRRSQFTYCNPAIFAIGGYTPEELVGTSCFRLIAPEAREDIVRRYKGWIADPACKTVSCEFPVQTKDGRKFWVEQTTDFVRDDHGVVLEGRNMLRDISERKQAEKALRESEERFHAVFEESPIMILLLSFPEGRLIEANSAAARGFGIPKSEALGKTSLELMAWVDPAERDRYLQLLQAERHVTGFETRLRRRNGDVFPVLFSGSLIQIAGQHYTLNSIQDITAQRQAEARLRQSQKMESLGTLAGGIAHDFNNLLTGMLGSAELVRLELPAGHESIRWLDNIATAGVRAKRLVQQILTFSRRTEGDYGPIDLPHVVEEALRLLGSTLPPMVEISAQLDPHCPAVRGDATQLHQVVMNLCTNAWHALPPTGGRIEVSIDSVEIDAARQVEHPDLPTGPAVRLTVVDNGKGMSADVLQRIFDPFFTTKEAGRGTGLGLAVVHGIVRSHGAAITVQSTPDVGTRFDIYFPVAASAATDLPTPVVPVDCPRGQGQHVLLVDDDAGPRAALAGMLEYLGYHVVIARHAPEALLKFSTAPTTYDLVVADYAMPGMTGLDLARHLRQEHPGVPILIVSGHLEAEQQTESSRLRISAVLPKPPTLADLARAVALALRPGANG encoded by the coding sequence GTGACATCGGGCCATTTGAAGATCGCGACGAAAGTATATCTCGGTGCCACCGCAGCCGCGGCCCTGATCGCCTCGGACGCCACCTACGACTATTTCGCCTGGCAGGAGGCCACCCGCTCCGCAGAACTGCATCAACAGGCCGTCGTCGCCGAGAAAACCGCCGCTCGCTCCGCCACCAACGCATTTGCGCACCTGCTCGCCACGCTGCAGACGCCCCCGCCGGCGCTCCCCACCGCGTGGGACGACATCGGCCCCGCCGGACACCAGGCCAGCGATGTGCTGCGACAGGCGCTCGACAAGATCCACACGCTCGAAATCGTGCGCGACGCCAGCGCCGACGACGAGTTGGCGAAGTCCCTCACGCGCCTCACGGAGGCCGGCAACTCGTTCGAGCGCGAGTGGCGCGAATTCGGCGCCATCGCCAAATCCACTCCCGACGTCCGCACCCGCTTCGCACGAAACATCATCGTGCCCCGGATCGAGGACGACATCCTCGCGCCGCTCCGCCAATTCCAGCTGCAACTCGAAATCGGCCGCCTGCGCACCGAGACCGCCCTGCACGCTCAATCCCGCCGCGAGCGCGAGCGCCAGCTCGTCGGCACGGCCTTCCTCGTCGCACTGCTTCTCGGCGGACTCTACGCGGTCAACCGCCACTTCATCCGGCCGCTCCGCCGCATCGAGGACGAGGCCCGTCGCGTCAACCTCGGCGAGCAGCTCAACGTCGGCTTCACCTACACCGGCCACGACGAACTCGGCGCCGTGGCCCGCGCCATCAACGACGCCATCGACACGCTACGCTCGAACGCCTTCTCCCGCACCGAGCTCGAGCGCCTCGTCGCGGAACGCACCGCCGCCCTGAGCGAGCGCGAGAAAGAGCTCCAGGAAAACCGCGCCCAGCTGCAGCGCGCCCTCGACGGTAGCCAGCTCGTCACCTGGGAGTGGAACGTGTTCACCGACGCCGCCGAGATCGGCGGCCTGCTCACACAGATCCTCGGCTACGTCCCCGGCGAAATTCCCTCCACCCGCGCCGCCTGGGAGCGACTCGTGCACCCGGAGGACTTGGAGCGCGCCCACGCCGCCAGCGAGGCCCACGTGCGCGGCGTCACGCCACGCTACGAAGCCGAGATTCGCCTCCGCGACGCCGCCGGCCAGTGGCGCTGGGTCCGCTCCCTCGGCCGCGTCGTCGAACACGACGCCTCCGGCCGCCCCATCCGCATCGCCGGCACGCACGCTGACATCCACGCGCGCAAAACCGCCGAGGAAAAACTCGCCCGCAGCGACGAACAGCTCCGCCTCGCCCTCGCCGCCTCCGGCAGCGCCCTCTGGGACTACGACGCCGATCGGGAGGAAGTCTACCTCGACGAACGCTGGCCCGAGATCGCCGGCGGCGCGCCGGGCGCCCGCCGCGAGTCCCTGCGCCGGCTGCTCGAACTGGTTCCCATCGAGGATCGCCCCGAGGTCCGCCACGCCTACCGCCGCGTCGTGCTCGGGCACACCGATGACTACGTGATTGCCCACCGCGTGCGCCGCGCGGACGGCACGTTCCGCTGGATCCGCAGCCACGGCAAATGCATCGCACGCGACAGCCGCGGCCGCGCGCTGCGCATGATCGGCACGCACACCGACATCACGATCGCCAAGCGCTCCGAGGAAACCACCCGCCGGCAGGCCCAGCTTTACTCGGCGATCAGCGAGACCGCGCTCGACCTGCTCGCCCGTCGCGACTCGGCCGATCTGCTCCAAGCCATCGTCGACCGCGCTGCGACACTGCTCGATTCGGCCCTCGCCGAGATTTCCTTCCTGCACGACGGCAAGCTTTCCGTGCGCGCCTACCGCGGTCCGCTCCCCGACGGCGCACAGGAGCCGATCGGGCGCGAAGCGACGCTGGCCTGGCGCGCCCTCGAAACCCGACAGCCCATCGTCGTCGACGACTACAGCGTGTTGCCCGACGGCCGCCCGCTCTACCGCGCCGCCGGCATGCGCGCCGCTGCGATGTTCCCCATCGTCCACGGCGACCGCGCCATCGGCGTCCTCGGCCTCTGCCGCACCGCGCCCGATCAACCCTTCAATCTCGACGATCTCCAAAAGGGCCAGCTGCTGGCGCAGCTCTCGGCCCTCGTGCTGCGCAATGCAACCATCTACGAGGATGCCGTGCGTGTCGCCGAAGCGAAGACCACCGCGCTACGCGAGAGCGAGTGGCAGCTCCGCGAAGGCCAGCGCATCGCCCGGCTCGGACACTGGGAATACTCCTTCGAAAACGGCAACCGCGTCGAACACTGGTCCGACGAAACCTACCGCATCTTCGGTCTCCCGCCCCAAAGCGCCGTCGTGGACCGCGCCTTCTTCGATTCGCGACTGCATCCCGACGATCTCACCGCCGTCCGCCGCGAGGTGGACGCCGCCTTCACCGAGCGCCGTAAGTTCGCCATGAACTACCGCGTCCTCCGCGCCGACGGAGCGGTGCGCCACATCCACGACGAGGGCGAACCCAAGCTCGACCAGAGCGGCCGCATCGTCGGCATGCAGGGCATCATCCAGGACGTCACGGAACATCGCCTCGCCGAGATCGCCCTGCGCGACAGCGAGGAGAAATTCCGCAGCCTCTTCGACGACGGCCCCGTCCCGATGGTGCTCGTCTCCTATCCCGAGGGAAAAATCGTCGACATCAACGCCGCCGTCACCCGCGATTTCGGCTACGCGCGCGACGACGCCATCGGCCATAACGTGATGGAATCCGGCCTCTGGCCGGACAACGCCATACGCGAGACCTATGTGCGCCGGCTCGCCGCCGAGGGCCGTCTCAGCGACGTCGCCGTGACCCTCAAACACCGCGACGGCCGCGAGCTCGCGCTGGTGATGCACAACCGGCTCGTGCACCTCGCGGGCCGTTCCTACTCCCTCAACTCCTTCCTCGACGTCACACACCTCAAGCGCGCCGAGACCGCCCTGCGCGAGAGCGAGAAGCACTACCGCACCCTCGTCGAGGCCATCACGCAGGGCTACTACGTCGCCAACCGCCGCAGCCAGTTCACCTATTGCAATCCGGCAATCTTCGCCATCGGCGGCTACACCCCGGAGGAGCTGGTCGGCACCTCGTGCTTCCGCCTCATCGCCCCCGAGGCGCGCGAAGATATCGTCCGCCGCTACAAGGGCTGGATCGCCGACCCCGCCTGCAAGACGGTCTCCTGCGAATTTCCGGTGCAGACGAAGGACGGGCGGAAATTCTGGGTCGAACAGACCACCGACTTCGTGCGCGACGACCACGGTGTCGTGCTCGAAGGCCGCAACATGCTGCGCGACATCTCCGAGCGCAAACAGGCCGAAAAGGCGCTGCGCGAGAGCGAGGAGCGCTTCCACGCCGTGTTCGAGGAGAGCCCCATCATGATCCTGCTGCTCTCGTTCCCCGAGGGTCGGCTCATCGAGGCAAACTCCGCCGCCGCGCGCGGCTTCGGCATCCCGAAATCCGAGGCGCTCGGCAAGACCTCCCTCGAACTGATGGCGTGGGTCGATCCCGCGGAGCGCGACCGCTACCTGCAACTGCTCCAGGCCGAGCGCCACGTCACCGGCTTCGAAACGCGCCTGCGCCGCCGCAACGGCGATGTGTTCCCCGTGCTCTTCAGCGGCAGCCTCATCCAGATCGCCGGTCAGCACTACACGCTCAATTCGATCCAGGACATCACGGCCCAACGCCAGGCCGAGGCGCGCCTGCGCCAGTCGCAGAAGATGGAATCGCTCGGCACACTCGCCGGCGGCATCGCCCACGATTTCAACAATCTCCTCACTGGTATGCTCGGTTCGGCCGAGCTCGTGCGCCTCGAGCTGCCAGCCGGCCACGAGTCGATCCGCTGGCTCGACAACATCGCCACCGCCGGCGTCCGCGCCAAACGCCTCGTGCAGCAGATTCTTACCTTCTCCCGGCGCACTGAAGGCGACTACGGCCCCATCGACCTGCCGCACGTCGTCGAGGAGGCGTTGCGCCTGCTCGGCTCTACGTTGCCCCCCATGGTCGAAATCTCCGCGCAGCTCGATCCGCATTGCCCCGCCGTGCGCGGCGACGCCACGCAGCTCCACCAAGTGGTGATGAACCTCTGCACCAACGCCTGGCACGCCCTCCCGCCGACCGGCGGCCGGATCGAGGTGTCCATCGACAGCGTGGAAATCGACGCCGCCCGCCAAGTCGAGCACCCCGACCTCCCGACCGGCCCCGCCGTGCGTCTCACGGTAGTGGACAACGGCAAGGGCATGAGCGCGGATGTGCTACAGCGCATCTTCGACCCCTTCTTCACCACCAAGGAAGCCGGCCGCGGCACCGGACTCGGCCTCGCGGTCGTCCACGGCATCGTCCGCAGCCACGGCGCCGCGATCACGGTGCAAAGCACTCCGGACGTCGGCACGCGCTTCGATATCTACTTCCCGGTCGCCGCTTCCGCCGCAACCGACCTTCCCACTCCGGTTGTCCCCGTCGATTGTCCGCGCGGCCAGGGCCAGCACGTGCTGCTCGTCGACGACGACGCCGGACCGCGCGCCGCCCTCGCCGGCATGCTGGAGTATCTCGGCTATCACGTCGTGATCGCGCGCCACGCGCCCGAGGCGCTGCTCAAATTCTCCACCGCGCCGACCACCTACGACCTCGTGGTCGCCGACTATGCCATGCCCGGCATGACGGGTCTCGATCTCGCCCGCCACCTCCGTCAGGAGCATCCCGGCGTGCCGATCCTGATCGTCTCCGGCCATCTCGAAGCGGAGCAACAGACCGAGAGCTCGCGCCTGCGCATCTCCGCCGTCTTGCCGAAACCGCCGACGCTGGCGGATCTCGCCCGGGCCGTCGCGCTCGCGCTGCGACCCGGCGCCAACGGCTAA
- a CDS encoding chemotaxis protein CheA translates to MSLAPEFFQALDDSLSRLAAESILAQPGRDDGLIPSYSLLGEMRDQCAAVPTLREAVAGVHALIDKRLDAAQPFDDATLAALRRLIAWLPEAIEAAKAGRAPEVFDASAAPAPAAEAPAATAASADDTAADVLLQLNLGENQELLTEFYAEAVDHLSQIEAALLILDQQPDNPEAINSIFRSFHTIKGNAGFLGLVPMHTLAHEVESLLDLARNRELRLTPAIITEILRSRDALQQLTQQIAVALEKGHLPSQIIPVSHLMRAVRALAKGDPTPAPTATPVATPTTPTAPVAADAPAAPAASPLGAAAANAIEAQASTKTTAGGQTVRVNTEKLDSLMDVVGELVIVQSQLIESARGICDDGSPMQRNVAQLSRIAKELQHTAMSLRMIPIKPTFQKMERLSRDLARNFGKKVHFQVSGEDTELDRTVVEEIADPLVHMVRNALDHGLEGPEIRAAAGKPEAGTVHLSAYHQGSNIVIELQDDGRGIDPDKIFKKAIEKGIVAANAQLSREECYALIFAPGFSTAEKVTAVSGRGVGMDVVKRNIEKLRGKIEITSEVGKGSVFKIKLPLTMAIIDGLVVRVGTDKFILPSTSVQMAIRPTKDSITTVHGTGEVLELRGKILPLHRLHRRFGIPADATQPWDGIVVIVEHSGKVSALLVDEMVSKQEVVIKNLGAFMQGLPGVAGGAILGDGNIALILDPASLLQAAA, encoded by the coding sequence ATGTCCCTCGCTCCGGAATTCTTCCAAGCGCTCGATGACTCGCTGAGTCGTTTGGCGGCCGAATCCATCCTCGCCCAGCCTGGTCGTGACGATGGCCTCATCCCCTCCTACAGCCTGCTCGGCGAAATGCGCGACCAGTGCGCCGCCGTGCCTACGCTGCGCGAAGCCGTCGCAGGCGTGCACGCGCTGATCGACAAGCGCCTCGATGCCGCCCAGCCGTTCGACGACGCGACGCTCGCCGCGCTCCGCCGCCTGATCGCGTGGCTGCCCGAAGCCATCGAAGCCGCCAAGGCCGGCCGCGCGCCCGAGGTGTTCGATGCGAGCGCCGCGCCTGCTCCGGCCGCCGAAGCCCCGGCTGCGACCGCCGCCTCCGCCGATGACACGGCCGCGGACGTGTTGCTCCAGCTCAACCTCGGCGAGAATCAGGAACTGCTCACGGAGTTCTACGCCGAGGCCGTCGATCATCTTTCGCAGATCGAGGCCGCGCTGCTCATCCTCGACCAGCAGCCGGACAACCCCGAGGCGATCAACTCGATCTTCCGCTCGTTCCACACGATCAAGGGCAACGCGGGCTTCCTCGGTCTCGTGCCGATGCACACGCTCGCCCACGAAGTCGAGTCGCTGCTCGACCTCGCGCGCAATCGCGAGCTGCGTCTCACGCCGGCAATCATCACGGAAATTCTCCGCAGCCGCGATGCGCTGCAACAGCTCACGCAGCAAATTGCCGTCGCTTTGGAAAAGGGCCACCTGCCGAGTCAGATCATTCCCGTCAGCCATCTCATGCGCGCGGTGCGCGCCCTGGCGAAGGGCGATCCGACTCCCGCGCCGACCGCGACTCCGGTCGCGACCCCGACGACGCCCACGGCTCCCGTCGCGGCTGACGCTCCGGCCGCTCCCGCGGCATCGCCGCTCGGCGCCGCCGCCGCAAACGCCATCGAGGCGCAGGCCTCGACGAAGACCACCGCCGGCGGCCAGACCGTGCGCGTCAACACCGAGAAGCTCGACTCCCTCATGGACGTCGTCGGCGAACTCGTGATCGTGCAAAGCCAGCTCATCGAGTCCGCGCGCGGCATTTGCGACGACGGCTCTCCGATGCAGCGCAACGTCGCCCAGCTCTCGCGCATCGCCAAGGAACTCCAGCACACCGCGATGTCGCTGCGCATGATTCCCATCAAGCCGACGTTCCAGAAAATGGAACGCCTGTCGCGCGACCTCGCGCGCAACTTCGGCAAGAAAGTCCACTTCCAAGTCAGCGGCGAAGACACCGAACTCGACCGCACGGTCGTCGAGGAAATCGCCGACCCGCTCGTCCACATGGTGCGCAACGCGCTCGACCACGGCCTCGAAGGACCCGAGATCCGTGCTGCCGCCGGCAAGCCCGAGGCCGGCACCGTTCACCTCAGCGCCTACCACCAAGGCAGCAACATCGTCATCGAACTGCAGGACGACGGCCGCGGCATCGATCCGGACAAAATCTTCAAGAAGGCGATCGAGAAGGGCATCGTCGCCGCGAACGCCCAGCTCTCCCGCGAGGAATGCTACGCGCTCATCTTCGCTCCCGGTTTCTCCACCGCCGAGAAGGTCACCGCCGTCTCCGGTCGCGGCGTCGGCATGGACGTCGTGAAGCGCAACATCGAGAAGCTGCGCGGCAAAATCGAGATCACCTCCGAAGTCGGCAAGGGCTCGGTCTTCAAGATCAAGCTTCCGCTCACCATGGCCATCATCGACGGCCTCGTCGTGCGCGTCGGCACCGACAAGTTCATTCTCCCCAGCACCTCCGTGCAGATGGCGATACGCCCCACGAAGGATTCCATCACCACCGTCCACGGCACCGGCGAAGTTCTCGAGCTGCGTGGCAAGATTCTCCCGCTCCACCGCCTGCACCGCCGCTTCGGCATCCCGGCCGACGCGACGCAGCCGTGGGACGGCATCGTCGTCATCGTCGAGCACTCGGGCAAAGTTTCCGCGCTCCTGGTCGACGAGATGGTCAGCAAGCAGGAAGTCGTCATCAAGAACCTCGGCGCGTTCATGCAGGGCTTGCCCGGCGTGGCCGGCGGCGCGATCCTCGGCGACGGCAACATCGCACTGATCCTCGATCCCGCCTCGCTGCTCCAAGCCGCCGCCTAA